The Rhipicephalus sanguineus isolate Rsan-2018 chromosome 7, BIME_Rsan_1.4, whole genome shotgun sequence genome includes a window with the following:
- the LOC119399084 gene encoding uncharacterized protein LOC119399084, with protein sequence MVAPFPSVINPEYRPKCQAGGALVPIFTETVEGPFYYNGCLLPSDNAMIKKLRELRGPGKLSLVQAAYRGRGGSMLQARSRHARILIRVLLVQYRCVESLHVEDALEEGSGLGEFRECVVSTFRENTSLRTLILGSLFSEYRSIREELFGAIASMTNLCELAVLGSAAGPSVVLEAVCKLLVDTTCLVTLTIPRLVFDDGSGTRLTAALRRNKTVQNLSLHVSVMHSYMQSGIPRFSHFLANSKQLTSLSVEGVDTDPVSTFEDIKCIVRRTAFAATCRSSD encoded by the exons atggtg GCTCCTTTCCCAAGCGTCATCAACCCTGAATACAGGCCAAAGTGCCAGGCCGGGGGAGCGCTTGTGCCCATTTTTACAGAGACCG TTGAAGGCCCTTTTTACTACAACGGCTGCCTATTACCTTCCGACAACGCCATGATCAAGAAG TTGCGGGAACTTCGCGGTCCCGGAAAGCTGTCTCTGGTGCAGGCCGCCTACAGGGGCCGGGGCGGCTCTATGCTACAAGCGCGCAGCCGTCACGCCCGGATTCTCATTCGTGTCCTCCTGGTGCAGTACAGATGCGTCGAGAGCCTACACGTGGAGGACGCCCTCGAGGAAGGTAGTGGACTCGGCGAGTTCCGGGAGTGCGTCGTCTCGACGTTTCGGGAAAACACGAGCCTACGGACCTTGATTCTCGGTAGCCTCTTCAGCGAGTACAG GAGCATCCGAGAAGAATTGTTCGGAGCCATCGCCAGCATGACGAACCTGTGCGAGTTGGCCGTATTAGGCAGCGCCGCAGGGCCATCGGTCGTGCTGGAGGCGGTTTGTAAGCTTCTCGTGGACACCACGTGTCTCGTCACTCTGACGATTCCTCGACTCGTTTTCGACGACGGAAGCGGGACTCGCCTGACCGCCGCGCTCCGACGTAACAAAACCGTCCAGAACCTGTCTCTGCACGTCAGCGTCATGCATTCATATATGCAGAGCGGAATTCCGAGGTTCTCCCACTTTCTAGCCAACAGCAAGCAACTGACTTCGCTGAGCGTGGAAGGTGTGGATACGGATCCCGTAAGCACGTTCGAAGACATCAAGTGCATCGTGCGCCGTACCGCATTCGCGGCAACTTGCAGAAGCTCCGACTAA